Part of the Listeria innocua genome is shown below.
TGTCAATCGCAAGTGCAATAGCTTTACGGATGTTTTTGTTAGCAAATACTGTGTCTTTGCCAGCACGTTTTTGGTTAAATTTAATGTAGAAAGTTGAAGAATCGTTCACTGTTACATAGTCTTTATTGTTTTTGTTTTGAGCTGCATAATCAGCACTTAATACTGTGCGATCAACTTTGTCAGTGTTGTATAAGTTAAGTCCAGTACCGGAGTCTTGAACAACTTGTACGTTGATTTGTTTCAACTTAACTTTATCTTTATCCCAATATTTATCATTTTTTACGTAAGTCCATTTTTTGTTTGTTCCAGTCCAATCTTTAAGTTGGAAAGGTCCGTTGAATAACATGTTATCACTATTTTGTGCATATTTTTCGCCTTTTTCCGTAACGAATTTTTCGTTAAGTGGGAAGAAAGTTGGGAATGCGAATAGTGAGTTAATGTAAGCAGTTGGTTTAGAAAGAGTAACTTCTAAAGTATAATCATCTACTGCTTTAATTCCTAATTCTTCAGGTTTTTTCTTGCCAGCTACGATATCGCCACCGTTTTTGATTGCATCAAATAGGTAAGAATATGTTGCTGCAGTGTTAGGGTCAACCGCACGACGCCATGAGTAAACATAGTCATTTGCAGTTACAGGATCTCCGTTAGACCATTTTGCATCTTCACGAAGTTTGATAGTATAAACTGTTTTGTCATCGCTAATTTTTGGCTCTTCAGCAGCACCGGCAATGGCAGGAATACCATCTTTGTTAAGCGCATATAGACCTTCGTTTGTTTGGTTTACAACGTTTAAACCAACTTGGTCATCCGCTTTTGTGCTGTCTGCAGAAGGAATTAATGCACTTTCTGTCAAGTTAAGTACTTGCTCTCCTGAAGCTTTTCCTGAGTTTGAGCCTTTTTTGTCGTCGGATTTGGAATCTGATCCGCCTCCACATGCTACCAAGACTAAGCTTAGTAATAGTGTTAATCCAAGTGTAAGAAATAATTTAGATTTTTTCACTAAGTAGACCTCCCTTTTTTATTTTTCTGAAAAATTGTTTCGATACCTATTATACTCTAAGAATTCTGGCTTTGTAAATTATTTTTACAAGATAAATGAAAACAAGGATGAAAGATACAAGTTATTAAAATATTAAGGCAAAATTGAAATTGCGCGAAAAATCTGAACAGAGATTGTTACGCTATCCATTATTTTGCAATAACTAGAATTAATTATGTATACTTTGCTAAACCTTTTGATTAAGTTTTCAGAAAACATAACCATTTAAATTGATAAATTTACAATCGACTTGGCCAGTTATGTATAAATCCAACGAAGCCATCTTTTTCTGTATAAGAAAAAATATCGAACCCCTTTAAAATTTTTTAAAGGATTATTATATTTATATACTTTTTTTGAGCTGTTGTCTAGATAAAAATATCAAAAATTTAATTAAATTTTGTAATAAATTCGAAAAACGTTGGTATAGTGGGATTTTTTTGTTAATAATATGTAAAGACAGTTTAGCGATTTTTTTGCAGAAAAGGTCTAATTTCTAACATTGCATGATAGCTTCCTTCTATCATATAGTGTTTCTGTTAGAATTGTGATAAAGTGAATTATGAATTTTAATTAGAGGTGAAGTTATGTTTTTACGAATTTCTATTTATACACTAATTCAAGAAGCTATTGTATTTGGAATCCTGCTTTTTGGAAAAAATGGTGTAAGTTTAAGCGGTTATATAGACGTCGCGTTTCTCGTCTCACTTATTACATTATTAATTGGTTTGCTAGTTTATATTATGAGGAGCGGTTTTTTAGACCGAGTTCATAACGGCTTCCGAAGTATTTCTCGTAAAATCAAACGTGAAGAAGAAAATGAGTTCTCGGATATGCTCCTTTCAGAACTTGTTGGGCTCCGATATGCTGGGATTTTAATTAGCGCACTGCTTGTTATGCTCTCCAGTATTCTCTGTATGTTTTTATGATTGACAAGCCGTTTTGTAAACTGATAAAATGAACTTAATATAACTGATGCGTTAATAAGAAGAATAGTACATTTTGTTGCTTTGTAATAGAGAGTCTGTGGTTGGTGAAAACAGATAAAGCGCAAAATCGAATGGACTTCTGAGGACTGTTTGTGAAAGAAAAGTAGCAAGCAGCGGCTAAAGACCGTTATCTTCTTTAATAGAGTTTTTCTATTACTAAGAGCCTTTAAGAGGTACTTAGGGTGGCACCGCGGATAACCGTTCGTCCCTAAACATTTATATGTTGGGATGGACGGTTTTTTATTTTCGCAATCAGTGAAAAAATTGGAGGAATACAAAATGAAAAAAGTAATATTTTCCGGCATTCAACCTAGTGGACAACTAACTTTAGGAAATTATATTGGCGCTTTAAAACAGTTTGGACAGTTTCAAGATGAATATGAATGTTTTTATTGTATCGTAGACGAACACGCTATTACGGTACCTCAAGATCGACTAAAACTACGCGAACAAACAAGAAGCCTTGCCGCTCTTTATTTAGCCGTTGGACTTGATCCTGAAAAAGCAACGTTATTTATTCAATCTGAGGTTGCAGCTCACGCACAAGCTGCTTGGATTTTACAATGTAACGTTTATATTGGCGAATTAGAACGTATGACACAGTTTAAAGATAAATCAGACGGTAAAGCTGGTGTGAGTGCTGGACTGTTAACTTACCCTCCATTAATGGCTGCGGATATTCTACTTTATCAAACAAACTTAGTACCTGTTGGTGAAGACCAAAAACAACATATTGAGTTAACTCGTGATTTAGCAGAAAGATTCAATAAAAAGCATGCTGATATTTTCACGATGCCTGAAGTATTTATCCCTAAACAAGGCGCTAGAGTTATGTCGCTTCAAGACCCAACGAAAAAAATGAGTAAATCTGATGCAAACTTAAAAAATGCGATTTTCTTATTAGATCCACCTGCTACAATCAGAAAAAAAATCAAAAGCGCTGTTACTGACTCTAGTGGTATCATTGAATATAACAAAGAAGAAAAACCTGGTGTCTCTAACTTACTAACGATCTATTCCGTTATCACAGGTGAAACAATCGCTAATATAGAAGAAAAATATGTTGGTAAAGGCTATGGTGACTTTAAAACAGATTTAGCAGAGTTAGTTGTTGCTGAACTTGAGCCAATCCAAGAACGATATTACGCTTACTTAGAATCTGAAGAACTGGATAATATTTTAGATGCAGGGGCAGAAAAAGCGGCTCGTGTTGCTAATAAAACATTGAAGAAAATGGAAAATGGTGTTGGACTAGGACGCAAACGCAGAAAATAAATAAAAGGCGAATACTTGGATAACCAAGTATTCGCCTTTTTACTATTAATTAACCTACTTTAATTTCCACATCAATGTTACCGCGAGTAGCTTTAGAGTAAGGACAAACTTCATGTGCTTTTTTAAGAAGTTCTTCTGTTTTTTCTTTATCTTGTCCTTCAATAGTTCCTTCTAATAATACTCCGATTTTGAAACCATTGTCTTCTGGGTCGCTATACAAGCTTACAGTCGCTGTTACAGTACTCTTAGCTTCAATTCCAGCTTTTCCAAGTACTAATTCTAATGCACTATTGAAACAAGCTCCATATCCTGCTGCAAATAATTGCTCAGGGTTTGTTCCACCGCCGCCGTCTCCACCAAGTTCTGTTGGTGCTGAGATTTCAAAATAAAATACGTTATCTGGAGAATGTACTTCACCGCTTCTTCCACCAGTGTTAATAACCGTTGTTTCATAAAGTTTTTTCATTTCCTATTCCTCCTAATTGATTAGTAAGTGCTTGTAATTTAGTAAGTAATTGTGTGTAATCTTGTTCCTCGAAACCTAGTAATTGAAGGCAAGTGTCCACGCTTTTTAACACAGCGGGTTGTATTTCTATTGCTTTTTCTGTTAGTTCAATATAGACACGGCGTTCATCTTCCGGATGACGACTCCGTGTTACATATCCCAAATTCTCCATTCGTTTTAACATTGGTGTTAATGTCCCGCTGTCTAAAGCTAATCTTTTTCCAAGATCAGTAACCGTTTGTTTTTCACCTTCCCATAAAACAAGTAACGTAATATATTGTGGATAGGTAAGTTGGAACGGATCTAGTGCTTCGCGGTAGAGTTTGGTAAATTGTTTGGATGCATTGTAAACAGAAAAACAAAGCTGTTCCTCTAATATACGCGTGTTCGTGTCCAACATGTTCTCCTCCTTTTAAGTTGTGTACAATTTAATTTTATACAACTTTATTAATTAAAGCTAGTTTTTTGCTCAAAAAAAGCCTTGATTCCATTTTAGGAAACAAGGCTTTAGTTATTTTAGTCTTCTATTCTTTTGAATACTAGTGTCGCATTGTGGCCACCGAAGCCAAAAGAGTTAGACATTACGACATTTACTTCTGCTTCACGAGCTTTGTTTGGAACATAGTCCAAGTCACAAACTTCATCTTGATTTTCCAAGTGGATTGTTGGCGCGATAATATTATCACGAATACTTAATAAAGCAAAAATAGCTTCAATACCACCTGATGCACCTAAAGTATGTCCTGTCATTGATTTGGTAGAGCTAATAGCCAATTTCTTCGCATGCTCACCGAACACAGTTTTAATCGCTTGTGTTTCGTATTCATCATTGTAAGGAGTACTTGTTCCGTGCGCGTTAATGTAGTCAACTTTGTCAGGAGTAAGTCCCGCATCGTCAATCGCCATTTTCATTGCACGTGCAGCGCCTTCACCATTTGGCGCTGGTGCAGTAATATGATATGCATCACCTGTTGCACCGTAACCAACAACTTCTGCATAAATTTTAGCACCACGAGCTTTTGCATGTTCATATTCTTCTAAAATTACAACCCCAGCACCTTCACCAATAATAAAACCATCACGGTCTTTATCAAATGGACGACATGCTGTTTCTGGGTCTGGGTTTAATGATAAAGCTTTATTTGCTGTAAATCCTGCTAGTGACATTTTTGTAATTGGCGCCTCTGCTCCACCAGTAATCATTGCATCTGCATCCCCGCGTTCGATAACTTTAAATGCGTCACCGATAGAGTTGGTTGCAGTCGCACATGCTGTTACTGTAGTAGAGTTAATTCCTTTTGCTCCAAAACGAATCGAAACTTGTCCTGAACCCATATCCGGAATCATCATTGGTACAAAGAACGGACTAACGCGACGATGTCCACGATTTAGGAAAACTTCATATTGCGTTTCGAATGTTTCCATTCCACCGATACCGGATCCAATCCATACACCAACACGAGTGGCATTGGAATCATCAATAATTAAGCCAGAATCTTGTACAGCCATTTCAGCACTTGCAATGGCATAGTGGGTGAAACGGTCCATTTTACGAGCTTCTTTTTTCTCTAAATATTTTTCTACATCAAAGTCTTTTAATTCTGCTGCAATTTTAACCGGAAAGTCATCCGGATTAAGTCTTGTCATTTCTGCAACACCATTGACACCTTTTTTTGCGTTTTCCCACGAAGTTTCTGCATCATTCCCAATTGGTGTAACTGCTCCAATACCAGTAACAACTACTCTTCTTCTATCCATTTACTCATCTCCTTATTTTGCAATTCATAAAAAACAACTTCTGTCTGTGCGACAGCAGCTAGTATAAAATTAAGGCTTTATTTAAAATAAAAATATTGCACAAACAAAATAAACCAAAAGCCTGCTCTATTATAACATAAATAAAGAAGAGTTGCCCTAACTAAAATAAACGTTAGGGCAACTTTCCTTTTGACGTATTTTTTTATTTACCCCAACGAATGATTAGGGCGCCCCATGTTAAGCCGCCACCAAAGCCGACAAGTAACACGTTATCATTATCTTTAATACGACCTTCTTCAACTGCATCCACTAAAGCAAGCGCAATAGAAGATGATGATGTATTTCCGTATTTATGAACTGTTTTCATTAGTTTTTCTTCTGGAAGATTTAAACGTTCACGAGAAGCTTCCATAATACGAATATTAGCTTGGTGCGGAATTAGTAAATCTAAGTCTTCTTTTTCAAGTCCAGCACTTTCTAGTACGCGTAATGAAGCCTCACCCATTTGACGAACTGCGAAACGGAACACTTCACGTCCGTTCATATAGATTTTTTTGTTTTCGTCTAAGTTCAAGTATTTACCTCCAGAACCGTCCGAACCCAAGTCAAAGGAAAGTAAACCGTGGTCATCTGATACAGGGCCCATAACAACTGCCCCTGCTCCATCACCAAATAATACTGCTGTTGCGCGGTCGTCCCAGTTAGTAATTTTAGATAATTTATCTGCACCAACTACAACAATATTTTTATACGCGCCAGTTTTAATGAATTGAGCTGCAGTAACAACCCCAAATGTGAATCCAGCACACGCTGCTTCAACATCCATTCCCGCAGCATTTTTTGCTCCTAAGCGATCTTGGATAATATTGGCAACGGATGGAAATGTTGCTTCTTGTGTCACAGTTGCAACGATAAACAAATCAATATCATCTGGAGTAAGACCAGCATTTTCAATTGCTACTTTTGCTGCTTCATATGCTAAATCATGTGTATACTCATCGTCACGAGCAATTCTTCTCTCTTCAATTCCAGTACGAGTACGAATCCACTCATCAGACGTTTCCATCATTTTTTCTAAATCAAAGTTTGTTAATATTTTTTCAGGTACGTATTTACCTACTCCTAAAATTCCTGCGTTCATGTGTTCTCCTCCATATCAAACTACATCAGGATAAAAGTTCTTCTCCTGGATATTTTTATGACCTGGTGCTAATTTTAACAGAGAAACTTCAATTACGCAATTGGATTGCTACTTTTTATTTTACTTCAAGTGCTTTATTTGGATTATTTTCAGCAAATCCACCAGCTTTAGACCAGCCAATTATTTTACCATCATCTGATTTGATACGGTACCAATACTCATTTTTCACATCTGCTCGGCGGTCAATATCTAGTTCTTGACCTAAATAATCATTTAAATCTGCTACGACTTTAGAATTATCTTCTACAGGGTATGCATAGATTTTTTGATCTGAGTCAGTTACATATTTATCTAGTTTCATATTTGTTTCATTTTTAGGGGTGTAAAAAATAGTCACTGTATTACTATTTATCCATCCAATTGATTTGCCTTGATCTTGAAGTTGATACCAAGTACCTTTTTCGGTAACTGCTTTTTGAGTTATTCGTAGCGTTTTACTTTGGTAATCTTTGGCACTTCCTACTTGTTCTGCGCCTTTTGTGTTATAAGGTTTTGTCCAAATAATTTCGTTAGCGGGTTTTGTTATTTCAGCATAAGCCAATTGGCTCTCTGATGAGGTTACTGTATCGTAAATTTGATCATAATCATCTAAATTATATGTTTCTATAGTAGAAATTAGTTTTTCTGCATAAGTCGGGTCAGTTGCATATCCAGCATCTTGAATCGCATGGGCTGCTTTTTTATAGTCTGTTTCTCCGATAACCGCAGAATATAAATCTGGATTTCCAGATACTCCATTAATAAAAAGTTGTGCATGATCGACTAATGATGATTTTTTATCAGGGTATTTTCTGAAATCAGCTTGTGTATGATAAGCTTTACCATTGCTAAATTCTTGTGTACCCATTGAAACTGAACTTCCTTCATAGCTGCCTTTAATTCCAAACAAGTTGTTAGCAGAAGTTGATAAGCCACTTTCACCCCAATTGGATTCTAAGATGGCTTGAGCTAAAGTAACACTCGTTAATATTTTTTCTTCTTTTTGTAAATCTTGTGCATCGCTAGCAATTGATTGTATAAATTGCTGTTGTGATAAAGTCATTCCTGCCTGACTCACTGCGGTTTGGCTTGCTTCTGCCGCTCCTACGTTAGCAAAAGGTAACAAGGTGGAACTTACGATAGCACTTGCTAGTAAAATCTGCGTGAATTTCTTTTTCATTATCAGTTGGCACTTCCTATCCAAATTAGTTAATTCCCCAATTTAAATGGCTCTGTCTCTGTTAACCTTCTTCATTCTAGCATTTTCATTCTGAGAACTTACTAACTTTTTGATGAAAGGTTTATCATAAAAGTTAGTAAATGGCTAGTTCAAAGGATTTGAGAGTACCTATTTACTTTTGACAATATTATGTCATTCCATTTAACCCTCTTTACACTACTATTCTCCGTTTGGTGAATTATTCCTCCCTGTTTTTCGATAATCGTATTTTCAAAAGATATATGATTGGATAATCAAGTTTTATGTGCTAAAATGTATAATGAAATAGATGAAATGGGGTGTAAGGATGCGTTACGTGGTGACTGTGTTTTGGGTATTCTTACTTTCTTTAATGGCTGAATTCGTTCTTTCTTCCATGTTATATGTATCATTTGATATGACGCGGGCTATTATTTTAACAGTAGGGTTATCCTTCTTCATTATTTTAATCACTTTCTTGATGCCTAAAGATAGCGAAGTTTATGACTTTAAGTAAACATCCAACTTTCTGATAGCGAGAACTCACTTTTCGAGTGCAGCTCAAAAAAAGAACCTCTTTCCACATGTTGGAAAGAGGTTCTTTTTTTATTTATCCAAGTAATATTTATTAACTGGTTTTAAATCATCGTTTAATTCATATACAAGCGGTACACCTGTTGGGATTTCAAGTTCCATAATTTCGTCATCACTAATACCTTCTAAGAATTTTACCAAGGCGCGTAAACTATTACCGTGAGCTGCAATAACTACACGACGTCCTGCTTTAATTTCTGGTGCAATTGTATCCATCCAGTAAGGAATAACTCGTTCTAAGGTTACTTTCAAGTTTTCACCCGATGGAATTGCATGGGTATCAAGAAGTTGATAACGGCGATCATTTTTCGCTTGTCTTTCGTCGTTTTCTTCTAATAATGGTGGAAGAGTATCGTAGCTTCTGCGCCATTTTTGTACTTGGTCTGCGCCGTATTTTTCAGCAGTTTCTTGTTTATTAAGTCCTTGAAGCGCTCCGTAATGTCGTTCGTTTAAACGCCATGATTTATGGACTGGAACCCACATTTGATCAGATTCTTCTAAAACATAATTAAGCGTTTTAATAGCTCTAGTTAAAACGGAAGTAAAAGCTACATCAAATTCCAAGCCAGCTTCTTTAATCCGTTTTCCTGCTGTCATTGCTTCTACAACGCCTTCTTCTGATAAGTCAACATCATGCCAACCAGTAAATAAATTCAATTTGTTCCATTCACTTTGACCATGACGAATTAATACTAATTTCATCTTCCTCATCCTTCCATTTTCGCTTATTTTCTAAACGACTAATCCAACAAAAGTTTTCCCTTTCGAGTCGTGAATCAAACATTTTCCATGTTATTCTGTGACTTTAAAAGTAAATTCTTTATCTTGTAAATCAATTTCAACGGAAGAATGCGGCATAATTTTACCAGATACAATTTCTCTTGCAAGAGGCGTTTCGACATGACGCACAATATATCGTTTCAGTGGACGCGCACCGTATACTGGGTCATAAGCTTCTTCTGCAATAAAGGCTTTTGCGTTATCTGAAATAGTAATCGTAATTTCTTGATCAGCAAGGCGAATTTGAAGTTCTTCTACTAATTTTTCCACAATGCCTTTAATATCAGCGAGTGTAAGTGGTTTAAATAGAATAATATCATCTACCCGGTTTAAGAATTCTGGTTTAAATTCACTTTGCAAAATTTGCATTACGTCTGATTCTAGTTCAGGCGAGATTTCACCTTCTTCGGTTCTTTCAAGTAATAAATTAGAGCCGATATTAGACGTCATAATGATTACGGTGTTTTTAAAGTCAATTAAGCGCCCTTGTGAATCCGTAATCCGACCATCGTCAAGTACTTGTAAAAGGATATTAAATACGTCTGGATGGGCTTTTTCGATTTCATCAAGTAAGACAATCGAATATGGGTTGCGTCTTACAGCTTCGGTAAGTTGTCCGCCTTCCTCATATCCAACATAACCTGGAGGAGCCCCGACAAGTCTTGATACGGAATGTTTCTCCATGTATTCAGACATATCAATTCGAATCATATGATCTTCAGAATCAAACATATTATAGGCTAATGCTTTGGCTAGTTCCGTTTTACCAACACCGGTTGGGCCTAAGAAAATAAAGGATCCGATTGGTCGTTTTGGATCTTTAATCCCCGCACGAGCACGTAATACTGCATCACTAACTAACTGAACCGCGTCGTCTTGACCAATTACTTTTTGATGAAGAACATCGGCTAATTTAAGCAGTTTTTCGCGTTCTCCTTCTACTAACTTAGTCACTGGTATTCCAGTCCATCGTCCAACAATTTCAGCGA
Proteins encoded:
- a CDS encoding GW domain-containing glycosaminoglycan-binding protein, with product MDRKCQLIMKKKFTQILLASAIVSSTLLPFANVGAAEASQTAVSQAGMTLSQQQFIQSIASDAQDLQKEEKILTSVTLAQAILESNWGESGLSTSANNLFGIKGSYEGSSVSMGTQEFSNGKAYHTQADFRKYPDKKSSLVDHAQLFINGVSGNPDLYSAVIGETDYKKAAHAIQDAGYATDPTYAEKLISTIETYNLDDYDQIYDTVTSSESQLAYAEITKPANEIIWTKPYNTKGAEQVGSAKDYQSKTLRITQKAVTEKGTWYQLQDQGKSIGWINSNTVTIFYTPKNETNMKLDKYVTDSDQKIYAYPVEDNSKVVADLNDYLGQELDIDRRADVKNEYWYRIKSDDGKIIGWSKAGGFAENNPNKALEVK
- the fabH gene encoding 3-oxoacyl-ACP synthase III FabH, with amino-acid sequence MNAGILGVGKYVPEKILTNFDLEKMMETSDEWIRTRTGIEERRIARDDEYTHDLAYEAAKVAIENAGLTPDDIDLFIVATVTQEATFPSVANIIQDRLGAKNAAGMDVEAACAGFTFGVVTAAQFIKTGAYKNIVVVGADKLSKITNWDDRATAVLFGDGAGAVVMGPVSDDHGLLSFDLGSDGSGGKYLNLDENKKIYMNGREVFRFAVRQMGEASLRVLESAGLEKEDLDLLIPHQANIRIMEASRERLNLPEEKLMKTVHKYGNTSSSSIALALVDAVEEGRIKDNDNVLLVGFGGGLTWGALIIRWGK
- the fabF gene encoding beta-ketoacyl-ACP synthase II; the encoded protein is MDRRRVVVTGIGAVTPIGNDAETSWENAKKGVNGVAEMTRLNPDDFPVKIAAELKDFDVEKYLEKKEARKMDRFTHYAIASAEMAVQDSGLIIDDSNATRVGVWIGSGIGGMETFETQYEVFLNRGHRRVSPFFVPMMIPDMGSGQVSIRFGAKGINSTTVTACATATNSIGDAFKVIERGDADAMITGGAEAPITKMSLAGFTANKALSLNPDPETACRPFDKDRDGFIIGEGAGVVILEEYEHAKARGAKIYAEVVGYGATGDAYHITAPAPNGEGAARAMKMAIDDAGLTPDKVDYINAHGTSTPYNDEYETQAIKTVFGEHAKKLAISSTKSMTGHTLGASGGIEAIFALLSIRDNIIAPTIHLENQDEVCDLDYVPNKAREAEVNVVMSNSFGFGGHNATLVFKRIED
- a CDS encoding peptide ABC transporter substrate-binding protein gives rise to the protein MKKSKLFLTLGLTLLLSLVLVACGGGSDSKSDDKKGSNSGKASGEQVLNLTESALIPSADSTKADDQVGLNVVNQTNEGLYALNKDGIPAIAGAAEEPKISDDKTVYTIKLREDAKWSNGDPVTANDYVYSWRRAVDPNTAATYSYLFDAIKNGGDIVAGKKKPEELGIKAVDDYTLEVTLSKPTAYINSLFAFPTFFPLNEKFVTEKGEKYAQNSDNMLFNGPFQLKDWTGTNKKWTYVKNDKYWDKDKVKLKQINVQVVQDSGTGLNLYNTDKVDRTVLSADYAAQNKNNKDYVTVNDSSTFYIKFNQKRAGKDTVFANKNIRKAIALAIDKQSYTDTVLKNGSKPANNLVPEGFTFDPGNKEDYTKESGAHLEYDVKEAQKAWKAGLKELGVNEITVEFTSDDTENARKSSEFIQDQLQKNLDGLTVKLKNVPFKVRLQNDQNQDYDFSMSGWGPDYQDPSTFLDLFVTDGAQNRMSYSNKDYDKILNDASVTYAADEQKRWDEMVKAEKILLTDDVAVQPLYQRSTAYLQKDYIKNLQKNPFGPDYTYKETYLTK
- the trpS gene encoding tryptophan--tRNA ligase, giving the protein MKKVIFSGIQPSGQLTLGNYIGALKQFGQFQDEYECFYCIVDEHAITVPQDRLKLREQTRSLAALYLAVGLDPEKATLFIQSEVAAHAQAAWILQCNVYIGELERMTQFKDKSDGKAGVSAGLLTYPPLMAADILLYQTNLVPVGEDQKQHIELTRDLAERFNKKHADIFTMPEVFIPKQGARVMSLQDPTKKMSKSDANLKNAIFLLDPPATIRKKIKSAVTDSSGIIEYNKEEKPGVSNLLTIYSVITGETIANIEEKYVGKGYGDFKTDLAELVVAELEPIQERYYAYLESEELDNILDAGAEKAARVANKTLKKMENGVGLGRKRRK
- the gpmA gene encoding 2,3-diphosphoglycerate-dependent phosphoglycerate mutase, encoding MKLVLIRHGQSEWNKLNLFTGWHDVDLSEEGVVEAMTAGKRIKEAGLEFDVAFTSVLTRAIKTLNYVLEESDQMWVPVHKSWRLNERHYGALQGLNKQETAEKYGADQVQKWRRSYDTLPPLLEENDERQAKNDRRYQLLDTHAIPSGENLKVTLERVIPYWMDTIAPEIKAGRRVVIAAHGNSLRALVKFLEGISDDEIMELEIPTGVPLVYELNDDLKPVNKYYLDK
- a CDS encoding DUF3899 domain-containing protein; this encodes MFLRISIYTLIQEAIVFGILLFGKNGVSLSGYIDVAFLVSLITLLIGLLVYIMRSGFLDRVHNGFRSISRKIKREEENEFSDMLLSELVGLRYAGILISALLVMLSSILCMFL
- a CDS encoding YjzD family protein → MRYVVTVFWVFLLSLMAEFVLSSMLYVSFDMTRAIILTVGLSFFIILITFLMPKDSEVYDFK
- a CDS encoding organic hydroperoxide resistance protein → MKKLYETTVINTGGRSGEVHSPDNVFYFEISAPTELGGDGGGGTNPEQLFAAGYGACFNSALELVLGKAGIEAKSTVTATVSLYSDPEDNGFKIGVLLEGTIEGQDKEKTEELLKKAHEVCPYSKATRGNIDVEIKVG
- a CDS encoding MarR family winged helix-turn-helix transcriptional regulator — translated: MDTNTRILEEQLCFSVYNASKQFTKLYREALDPFQLTYPQYITLLVLWEGEKQTVTDLGKRLALDSGTLTPMLKRMENLGYVTRSRHPEDERRVYIELTEKAIEIQPAVLKSVDTCLQLLGFEEQDYTQLLTKLQALTNQLGGIGNEKTL